Sequence from the Argentina anserina chromosome 7, drPotAnse1.1, whole genome shotgun sequence genome:
TGACACGTACACGTGCTTCAATCACGAGCTGCGCAAGTGTGAGAAGAGGAAAAAGGAGCTGCCCGTCGGGCACGGTAGTTGTCCGTGGGCCCCATCGGAGACAAGGACCCGATAGTAGAGCCAGCATGGGTTTGAGTCAGGCGGGCCCTACCCGGTCGATGGTTTTGTTGGTTTGTGGGCCCTCTTCCGAGTCAGCTCCACAGTTATGGCTCcattttcttatttgttttctgaTGGGCAGCGGGGCCCGGTTTTTGGTTCTAGAGAAATCATGGTGCTTAGACCACTCTACCCCTCAAAGGTACCATAATTACGAGGAAATTTACGATAGgttgtttgttgttttctAATTCTGTTAGGGGTGTTATGGTCATTGagtgagtagcagagtttaggGAGATTGCTTTTTAAATGTGCCCTTAATGTTTAGTAAATTCTATTGTGAGcccataattttatatatttgaaccCAAAAGttgttttcttgtttgttACTCCAAAAAGGCCCAAAAAGGAACACATATAGTTCAAGATTCTCATAAGCACCATTTACTGTTTTATTTACTCTTTAAGGAAAGAGTCCAAGAACAAAGGAGGAAATAATAATGAAAGGACCAATCCCATTTTTTACCATAGTCCAAGGAAATGAACCCAAGATAAAAATAGCAATTGGCATAAATCTCAGGAAATCACAGAAGAGGAAactaattttatatttttaaacacAGCCCAGGAGAAGAGAACCTACCAACATAAACATTGGGGGACGAGAACTCAATATTAGAATATGGATtgttaaaaacacaaaaaaccCCAACATGAAAGGACCAAatgcaaaaaagaaaaggaggtAGTGCATCAAAgagaaattaaataaaagtgAGAACCATTTTGGAAAAAGAGAGATGCTGATGCATTGCACAGTCTGCAGTCTCTGCACTGGAGGATGCACAGCCAATGGTTTGATTGAAACCCTCCCATGGAATCTTGAAAAACCACCCCCCCCCACAAAACCCACTGTTTTATTATAATCCCTATCATTCAAGAAGCTACACTCCCCTATTCCTTGAACCACAAGCTTCTCCTGCTCCCCACCAATACAAACCATGCCTTCTGCATAGGTTTACAGAAGTTGACATGACCAATGATTTGATTGGCGTAGAACATTTGTAGAAATAAACCCATAAAGCAGCTTAGCTTTTCAAGTTCCCACCTAGCAAACCTAAGCAAGGTGCCAAGGTCCATAAATAGGGAAGCTTAGCCCTCAGTCTCCTCTACTCTCCTTCTTACATTTTCTTAGCAGCAGAGCCTTCACCTTTAGCAAAACCAGTCCATTAAAGCATCAAGCTTTTCTCAGCTTCTCCTCttagttttcttcttctcatttCAATATGAAGAAAGGAATGTTCTCCTACAGCTCTTATGAAGATCATTTCCAGAATGAGCCTCACTTTCTTGATTCCTGCTTTCTCTGCAGAAAGTCACTTGGAAACAACTCAGACATCTTCATGTACAGGTACTTGTTTGTCTAGCTTTCCATGACCcagtttttaaaatttcattagcTTCTAAACCCAGTTTACaagtttgggttttttttttaattgagtTAAATTCTGATGGGAATTCGATTTTTATTTAACAGGGGAAATACACCATTCTGTAGCAAAGATTGCAGACAAGAACAAATAGAGTTTGATGAGGCTAAAGAGAGGAACTGGAAAGtgtcctcttcttcttcctcatcttcaAGCAGATCAACTATGAGAAAATCAGATGCCAACAAAGATTCCTCCACCAGCAAAACTGTACGGACAGGCAGAGTTGCTGTGGCCTAGTGATGAAGTTCTGAACTGAAGACGTTTTGTAAATTATGTTCATATCATTTCTCTATCCACGTGGCAAGATCATGGAGATGAATTGATCGTTTGATCTGTAAAGGGTGAGATGGGGAGGGGGTAGTACATAGGAGGTTTCAGGTTTGTGACCAATTTGGGGAAGAAATTTTGTTTGAGCTTTTGTGGAAAGGGAAAGGAAAACCATCATATCTCATTACTGTAGTGGTAGGGATGTGTTGTAAAATTTTGTTAATGATCTTTGTTTGCTTCtcaaggaatttttttttttggttacaaaGGCACAAAGGCCGACTAAATATTAAAGCATGTGCATTTGCGTCTATCGTCCAGTGCATGGATCAACCCaataaattcaaattcatGTTTTTGGCCAAATTATAGTAATCATGTTACTCTTTAAAAATATGAGAGGATGCATAAAATTATTATCTTTTTGCATACGTTAGATAAGAATGATAGAACTCAATTTCAATGTTTCCAATTTAATGTTTGGTAATGAACTCAAGACCAACATTTTCACTATAATATTTGGGAATGAACTTAAgaccaaaaaataaatttcaaaCCTCTGCATCCAAAATCTCCTGAATTTTTAaattcatttgaaaaatatgaatCCAATGCCCATGTTGATCTCTAATCACACACCAATTTTCTTCGGGTGCCATCAATATTCAATTTATACCCATAAGAGTATAACTATAAAAAGTACTCATTTTAGTCTTATTTAGAAAGCAACTCCACTTTCATAATTTCATACTCACTTTAGCCTTGTT
This genomic interval carries:
- the LOC126801641 gene encoding FCS-Like Zinc finger 3; the encoded protein is MKKGMFSYSSYEDHFQNEPHFLDSCFLCRKSLGNNSDIFMYRGNTPFCSKDCRQEQIEFDEAKERNWKVSSSSSSSSSRSTMRKSDANKDSSTSKTVRTGRVAVA